In the Streptomyces sp. NBC_00525 genome, one interval contains:
- a CDS encoding succinate dehydrogenase iron-sulfur subunit — translation MATPTLDKADKAPEPEPGFADSPNITVTFRIRRFNPEVSDEAQWQDFQLEIDPKERVLDALHKIKWDQDGTLTFRRSCAHGICGSDAMRINGKNRLACKTLIKDISPEKPIMIEAIKGLTVLKDLVVDMDPFFQAYRDVMPFLITKGNEPTRERLQSPEDRERFDDTTKCILCAACTSSCPVFWNDGQYFGPAAIVNAHRFIFDSRDEGGEQRLEILNDRDGVWRCRTTFNCTDACPRGIEVTKAIQEVKRALITRRF, via the coding sequence ATGGCTACACCCACCCTGGACAAGGCCGACAAGGCGCCGGAGCCCGAGCCGGGCTTCGCCGACTCGCCCAACATCACGGTCACGTTCCGCATCCGGCGGTTCAACCCGGAGGTCTCCGACGAGGCCCAGTGGCAGGACTTCCAGCTGGAGATCGACCCGAAGGAGCGCGTCCTCGACGCCCTCCACAAGATCAAGTGGGACCAGGACGGAACGCTCACGTTCCGCCGGTCCTGCGCGCACGGCATCTGCGGTTCGGACGCCATGCGGATCAACGGCAAGAACAGGCTCGCCTGCAAGACGCTGATCAAGGACATCAGTCCGGAGAAGCCGATCATGATCGAGGCCATCAAGGGCCTCACGGTCCTCAAGGACCTCGTGGTCGACATGGACCCGTTCTTCCAGGCGTACCGCGACGTCATGCCCTTCCTCATCACCAAGGGGAACGAGCCGACCCGCGAGCGCCTGCAGTCGCCCGAGGACCGCGAGCGCTTCGACGACACCACCAAGTGCATCCTGTGCGCCGCGTGCACGTCCTCGTGCCCGGTGTTCTGGAACGACGGCCAGTACTTCGGCCCGGCGGCGATCGTCAACGCCCACCGCTTCATCTTCGACTCGCGCGACGAGGGCGGCGAGCAGCGCCTGGAGATCCTCAACGACCGTGACGGTGTGTGGCGTTGCCGCACCACCTTCAACTGCACGGACGCCTGCCCGCGTGGCATCGAGGTCACCAAGGCGATCCAGGAGGTCAAGCGCGCGCTGATCACGCGTCGCTTCTGA